One Paenibacillus sp. SYP-B4298 genomic window, AGACGCTGCTCTGGTACAGTCTGGCGCTCGGCGCTATCGCCGCGCTCGCTATATGGTGGCCACCGCTGACGCTGGTCGCGGCCATCGGCGCACTCTTGCTGCATGAGGCGATTGGCTGGATCAGTGCAGCAGGCGAAGCAAGACGGAGCCCGTTCTATGTGCATAACGGGCAGGGCTTATGTGTGCTTGCTGTCGTCCCGGGCTCGCCTGCCGCTGAGCTGGGCATTGTCCCTGGAGAGCTCGTTCATAAGGTTAATGGCCGTAAGACGCTGACACCAGAAGACTTCCACGAAGCACTCCATATCCATTCGGCGTTCTGCAAGCTGGAAATCATCAATTATGACGGTCATGTAAGATTCGAGCAGCGGGCGCGGTTCGATGGCGATCATCATCATCTGGGCATCGTGCTGGCGCCAGATGATAGCTCCGAGTATTACACGGCCGCCAAGCAGGGTACATTGCTGGAGCTGTTCGGACGCGGGCCGGCTGCGAGCAGCCGGCGGATGACGCCGCCCATGTAAGGCAGCAGGCTATGGAAGCTTGCGGTTGTCACCAGGGAGCAAGCTTGCTGGGCATGGAGCAGGTGGCGATATAGCTGAGGCATAGCTATGGCCTCATACATAAGAGGGTATCCTCGCGGGCTGCGTATTGCAGTCATGCGGGATACCCTCTTATGTATTGTGTGCTGCAACAGGTCAAGCCTCGCGCCCTATCTCCAGCCAGGCCTCCAGCGTCGCGCCCGGTTCAATAAGCGGCAGCTCTTCCTTGCGGTTCAGCTCATGCGTCTTCGCCATCCAAGGCTCGACACAGATGAACGGCTTACCCTCCACAGACCAGAGCACGACATACTGGAACACATCGCTGTAGGCCATACGGACACGGGTGGAGTCGTCCAGCGGGAAGGCGATTTCCCTCGACTTGGCATCTAGCAGTGTGAGCGACTCGACCTTGCCGGCAAGGTCGATAGCTCCTTCGATTGGCTTGGTCTCCATGTCGTTGTAGTCGAGGTAGGAGGTGGCATCTGTCTCGTAGCGAACGGCCTTGCCCGTGGTGGCAAAGTAGGGATGGAAGCCGGCATAGACGGGCATCGCGCTGTTCGAGTGATTGCGGTATTGCTGCTCCAGCCGCAGCTTGCCATCCTTCAGAATATACGTAAACTCCAGTTCGAACTCGAATGGGTAAGAGGCTAATGTCTGGGCATCGCTGCGCAGAATCAAGGTCAGGCTGGCTTGTCCGTCGGTGCTGCTGCCTGCAACCTCCCATGGCTTAATTCGGGCGACGCCGTGGTTTTTCATCGGATAGATGACGCCGTTCCATTCATATTGCGCATCAGTCAACTGGCCGCAGATCGGGAACAGAATCGGGTTGCCCCCACGAATGTTAGCCTCGCGGTCAAGGAAGGTGGCTTCATCCAGATAGAACAGCTCCTTGCCGTGCAGTACAAGGCTGATAGCAATCCCCCCGCGCTCAGGACAGATGCGCACCGAGGATGAGGTGCTGCTCTCCGATAATTCGTATATCGTGAAGCCGTTCTCCAGCTTCGTTATGCTGTAGTTGGACATGGTGTTCATTGCCTCCTTAGGGTTCACTTGCCTAATTGCAAGCATACCACAGAAGCGGAGATATTTCGATTCGAGTCCGATCTGTCAGGTATATTGCAATGTTGAATAGTAAGTGCTATAGTATAGTGGATTGCAAAAGGTACAGTATGAGGCATCCGCGCAGCTAGATATGAAGCAATATTGAATAGTGAGCATTGAAGAATAGGGAGCGTAGGCCGAATGAATGTTCAATTTAAAAAAGGCGTTCTGGAAATATGCGTACTGGTGCTTGCCTCCCGTGAGGATCGGTATGGCTACGAGCTTGCTGTGAAAATATCCGAGAAATTCGAGGTGGCGGTGGGGAGTGTCTATCCGCTGCTAAGTCGGCTGACACAAGAGGGATATTTCACAACCTATCTCAAAGAGTCCAGCGAAGGGCC contains:
- a CDS encoding aldose epimerase family protein, which translates into the protein MSNYSITKLENGFTIYELSESSTSSSVRICPERGGIAISLVLHGKELFYLDEATFLDREANIRGGNPILFPICGQLTDAQYEWNGVIYPMKNHGVARIKPWEVAGSSTDGQASLTLILRSDAQTLASYPFEFELEFTYILKDGKLRLEQQYRNHSNSAMPVYAGFHPYFATTGKAVRYETDATSYLDYNDMETKPIEGAIDLAGKVESLTLLDAKSREIAFPLDDSTRVRMAYSDVFQYVVLWSVEGKPFICVEPWMAKTHELNRKEELPLIEPGATLEAWLEIGREA
- a CDS encoding PadR family transcriptional regulator, whose amino-acid sequence is MNVQFKKGVLEICVLVLASREDRYGYELAVKISEKFEVAVGSVYPLLSRLTQEGYFTTYLKESSEGPPRKYYRLSDSGWDYMRQLIDEWNVFTGAVNEIIEEGLRP